In Pseudorca crassidens isolate mPseCra1 chromosome 16, mPseCra1.hap1, whole genome shotgun sequence, one DNA window encodes the following:
- the ENO4 gene encoding enolase 4 isoform X3, producing MANCFSKLAKPPTICKVVGKNVLDGLGLPTLQVEIFCTIQNFPKNICSVVISTHFEVHENALPELAEAEELERSDAVSTAVRWVNETITEELQGLAPSNQAEVDQVLRTFFESKVQEDKERKELEKSLEDSTVPTPSPLTPPLPPPPPAKKKGQKQGRKDTLTEKPIIPPEPVEPILCGSMAIGAVSLAVAKTSAVLGSNPLYLNIALLKHHQEQPAKLTIPLLMVSLVSCGKSSPGKLNLMKEVIGIPHPGLTAKQGVDMLLEIQKHINQAIEMSPPPKPETRKSQNGGKRGQQQITGKMSHLGCLTINYDTIEQPLLLIQGICANLGLEMGTNLHLAINCAAHELMDYSKGKYEVMMGTYKNAAEMVDLYVELINKFPSIIALIDPFRKEDSEQWDSTYNALGSKCYIIAGTASKSISKLLEDGNVGILRCSGLIVKHTNQTTMSDLVEMTNLIDSKKHIAVFGSAEGESSDDSLVDLAVGLGVRFIKLGGLSRGERVTKYNRLFTIEEELVQNGTLGFNEEHTFFYLNEEAEKAAVAGELPEPPEPIFATEVVEESAKT from the exons ATG gCAAACTGCTTTTCTAAACTTGCAAAGCCTCCCACCATATGCAAAGTCGTGGGGAAAAATGTGCTGGATGGACTGGGGCTTCCAACACTACAAGTGGAAATATTCTGCACCATTCAAAATTTTCCCAAG AATATATGTTCTGTGGTGATCTCAACTCACTTCGAAGTCCATGAGAACGCTTTACCCGAGCTAGCTGAAGCAGAGGAATTAGAAAGGTCAGATGCCGTCAGCACTGCGGTGCGGTGGGTCAACGAAACCATCACCGAGGAGCTTCAGGGCTTAGCTCCTTCCAACCAGGCTGAGGTGGATCAGGTGCTCAG GACATTCTTTGAAAGTAAAGTACAAGAagataaggagagaaaagaattggaaaagagCCTGGAAGACTCCACAGTGCCTACACCTTCACCTCTAACACCACCACTgcctcctccacctccagccaaaaaaaaaggacaaaagcaAG ggaGGAAGGATACTCTTACAGAAAAACCAATTATACCCCCAGAACCTGTTGAACCCATACTCTGTGGCAGCATGGCCATAGGAGCTGTGTCACTGGCTGTTGCCAAAACCAGTGCCGTGCTGGGCAGTAATCCTCTATACTTAAATATTGCACTGCTGAAGCACCACCAG GAGCAGCCGGCAAAGCTAACTATACCTCTCCTGATGGTGTCTCTGGTCAGCTGTGGGAAGTCATCACCTGGCAAGCTGAATTTAATGAAAGAAGTGATTGGTATACCCCATCCTGGACTAACAGCTAAACAA GGTGTGGACATGCTTCTGGAAATTCAGAAACACATTAACCAAGCAATTGAAATG TCCCCTCCTCCAAAACCAGAGACAAGAAAAAGTCAAAATGGAGGCAAAAGAGGTCAA CAGCAGATCACCGGCAAGATGTCCCATCTTGGCTGTTTAACCATTAATTATGACACCATAGAGCAGCCACTGCTCCTAATACAAGGAATCTGTGCGAACCTGGGGCTAGAAATGGGAACGAATCTCCACCTAGCCATCAACTGTGCTGCACATGAACTGATGGACTAT AGTAAAGGAAAGTATGAAGTGATGATGGGAACCTACAAAAATGCAGCTGAGATGGTTGACCTGTATGTGGAGCTGATCAACAAGTTCCCTTCAATTATTGCCTTAATTGATCCTTTCAGGAAGGAG GACTCTGAACAGTGGGACAGCACCTACAATGCTCTTGGCTCCAAGTGTTACATAATTGCAGGCACCGCATCCAAAAGCATCTCTAAACTTCTAGAGGATGGGAACGTCGGCATCCTCAGATGCAGCGGGCTGATCGTAAAACACACAAATCAAACTACGATGTCCGACTTGGTGGAAATGACCAACCTTATTGACA GTAAGAAGCACATCGCTGTCTTTGGAAGTGCAGAAGGAGAGTCGTCTGATGACAGCCTTGTCGATTTG GCCGTTGGACTTGGTGTCCGGTTTATCAAGTTGGGAGGTCTTTCTCGTGGCGAACGGGTGACTAAGTACAATCGCCTCTTTACTATAGAAGAAGAACTTGTCCAGAATGGAACACTGG
- the ENO4 gene encoding enolase 4 isoform X1, producing the protein MGEEGGGRSCGTTRELQKLKQQAMEYYRENDVPRRLEELLNSTFYLQPADVYGHLANCFSKLAKPPTICKVVGKNVLDGLGLPTLQVEIFCTIQNFPKNICSVVISTHFEVHENALPELAEAEELERSDAVSTAVRWVNETITEELQGLAPSNQAEVDQVLRTFFESKVQEDKERKELEKSLEDSTVPTPSPLTPPLPPPPPAKKKGQKQGRKDTLTEKPIIPPEPVEPILCGSMAIGAVSLAVAKTSAVLGSNPLYLNIALLKHHQEQPAKLTIPLLMVSLVSCGKSSPGKLNLMKEVIGIPHPGLTAKQGVDMLLEIQKHINQAIEMSPPPKPETRKSQNGGKRGQQQITGKMSHLGCLTINYDTIEQPLLLIQGICANLGLEMGTNLHLAINCAAHELMDYSKGKYEVMMGTYKNAAEMVDLYVELINKFPSIIALIDPFRKEDSEQWDSTYNALGSKCYIIAGTASKSISKLLEDGNVGILRCSGLIVKHTNQTTMSDLVEMTNLIDSKKHIAVFGSAEGESSDDSLVDLAVGLGVRFIKLGGLSRGERVTKYNRLFTIEEELVQNGTLGFNEEHTFFYLNEEAEKAAVAGELPEPPEPIFATEVVEESAKT; encoded by the exons ATGGGGGAAGAAGGCGGCGGCCGCAGCTGTGGGACCACTAGGGAGCTGCAGAAGCTGAAGCAGCAGGCGATGGAGTACTACCGGGAGAACGACGTTCCGCGCAGGCTGGAAGAGCTGCTCAACTCCACCTTCTACCTCCAGCCTGCCGATGTCTACGGGCACCTG gCAAACTGCTTTTCTAAACTTGCAAAGCCTCCCACCATATGCAAAGTCGTGGGGAAAAATGTGCTGGATGGACTGGGGCTTCCAACACTACAAGTGGAAATATTCTGCACCATTCAAAATTTTCCCAAG AATATATGTTCTGTGGTGATCTCAACTCACTTCGAAGTCCATGAGAACGCTTTACCCGAGCTAGCTGAAGCAGAGGAATTAGAAAGGTCAGATGCCGTCAGCACTGCGGTGCGGTGGGTCAACGAAACCATCACCGAGGAGCTTCAGGGCTTAGCTCCTTCCAACCAGGCTGAGGTGGATCAGGTGCTCAG GACATTCTTTGAAAGTAAAGTACAAGAagataaggagagaaaagaattggaaaagagCCTGGAAGACTCCACAGTGCCTACACCTTCACCTCTAACACCACCACTgcctcctccacctccagccaaaaaaaaaggacaaaagcaAG ggaGGAAGGATACTCTTACAGAAAAACCAATTATACCCCCAGAACCTGTTGAACCCATACTCTGTGGCAGCATGGCCATAGGAGCTGTGTCACTGGCTGTTGCCAAAACCAGTGCCGTGCTGGGCAGTAATCCTCTATACTTAAATATTGCACTGCTGAAGCACCACCAG GAGCAGCCGGCAAAGCTAACTATACCTCTCCTGATGGTGTCTCTGGTCAGCTGTGGGAAGTCATCACCTGGCAAGCTGAATTTAATGAAAGAAGTGATTGGTATACCCCATCCTGGACTAACAGCTAAACAA GGTGTGGACATGCTTCTGGAAATTCAGAAACACATTAACCAAGCAATTGAAATG TCCCCTCCTCCAAAACCAGAGACAAGAAAAAGTCAAAATGGAGGCAAAAGAGGTCAA CAGCAGATCACCGGCAAGATGTCCCATCTTGGCTGTTTAACCATTAATTATGACACCATAGAGCAGCCACTGCTCCTAATACAAGGAATCTGTGCGAACCTGGGGCTAGAAATGGGAACGAATCTCCACCTAGCCATCAACTGTGCTGCACATGAACTGATGGACTAT AGTAAAGGAAAGTATGAAGTGATGATGGGAACCTACAAAAATGCAGCTGAGATGGTTGACCTGTATGTGGAGCTGATCAACAAGTTCCCTTCAATTATTGCCTTAATTGATCCTTTCAGGAAGGAG GACTCTGAACAGTGGGACAGCACCTACAATGCTCTTGGCTCCAAGTGTTACATAATTGCAGGCACCGCATCCAAAAGCATCTCTAAACTTCTAGAGGATGGGAACGTCGGCATCCTCAGATGCAGCGGGCTGATCGTAAAACACACAAATCAAACTACGATGTCCGACTTGGTGGAAATGACCAACCTTATTGACA GTAAGAAGCACATCGCTGTCTTTGGAAGTGCAGAAGGAGAGTCGTCTGATGACAGCCTTGTCGATTTG GCCGTTGGACTTGGTGTCCGGTTTATCAAGTTGGGAGGTCTTTCTCGTGGCGAACGGGTGACTAAGTACAATCGCCTCTTTACTATAGAAGAAGAACTTGTCCAGAATGGAACACTGG
- the ENO4 gene encoding enolase 4 isoform X2, whose amino-acid sequence MGEEGGGRSCGTTRELQKLKQQAMEYYRENDVPRRLEELLNSTFYLQPADVYGHLANCFSKLAKPPTICKVVGKNVLDGLGLPTLQVEIFCTIQNFPKNICSVVISTHFEVHENALPELAEAEELERSDAVSTAVRWVNETITEELQGLAPSNQAEVDQVLRTFFESKVQEDKERKELEKSLEDSTVPTPSPLTPPLPPPPPAKKKGQKQGRKDTLTEKPIIPPEPVEPILCGSMAIGAVSLAVAKTSAVLGSNPLYLNIALLKHHQEQPAKLTIPLLMVSLVSCGKSSPGKLNLMKEVIGIPHPGLTAKQGVDMLLEIQKHINQAIEMSPPPKPETRKSQNGGKRGQQITGKMSHLGCLTINYDTIEQPLLLIQGICANLGLEMGTNLHLAINCAAHELMDYSKGKYEVMMGTYKNAAEMVDLYVELINKFPSIIALIDPFRKEDSEQWDSTYNALGSKCYIIAGTASKSISKLLEDGNVGILRCSGLIVKHTNQTTMSDLVEMTNLIDSKKHIAVFGSAEGESSDDSLVDLAVGLGVRFIKLGGLSRGERVTKYNRLFTIEEELVQNGTLGFNEEHTFFYLNEEAEKAAVAGELPEPPEPIFATEVVEESAKT is encoded by the exons ATGGGGGAAGAAGGCGGCGGCCGCAGCTGTGGGACCACTAGGGAGCTGCAGAAGCTGAAGCAGCAGGCGATGGAGTACTACCGGGAGAACGACGTTCCGCGCAGGCTGGAAGAGCTGCTCAACTCCACCTTCTACCTCCAGCCTGCCGATGTCTACGGGCACCTG gCAAACTGCTTTTCTAAACTTGCAAAGCCTCCCACCATATGCAAAGTCGTGGGGAAAAATGTGCTGGATGGACTGGGGCTTCCAACACTACAAGTGGAAATATTCTGCACCATTCAAAATTTTCCCAAG AATATATGTTCTGTGGTGATCTCAACTCACTTCGAAGTCCATGAGAACGCTTTACCCGAGCTAGCTGAAGCAGAGGAATTAGAAAGGTCAGATGCCGTCAGCACTGCGGTGCGGTGGGTCAACGAAACCATCACCGAGGAGCTTCAGGGCTTAGCTCCTTCCAACCAGGCTGAGGTGGATCAGGTGCTCAG GACATTCTTTGAAAGTAAAGTACAAGAagataaggagagaaaagaattggaaaagagCCTGGAAGACTCCACAGTGCCTACACCTTCACCTCTAACACCACCACTgcctcctccacctccagccaaaaaaaaaggacaaaagcaAG ggaGGAAGGATACTCTTACAGAAAAACCAATTATACCCCCAGAACCTGTTGAACCCATACTCTGTGGCAGCATGGCCATAGGAGCTGTGTCACTGGCTGTTGCCAAAACCAGTGCCGTGCTGGGCAGTAATCCTCTATACTTAAATATTGCACTGCTGAAGCACCACCAG GAGCAGCCGGCAAAGCTAACTATACCTCTCCTGATGGTGTCTCTGGTCAGCTGTGGGAAGTCATCACCTGGCAAGCTGAATTTAATGAAAGAAGTGATTGGTATACCCCATCCTGGACTAACAGCTAAACAA GGTGTGGACATGCTTCTGGAAATTCAGAAACACATTAACCAAGCAATTGAAATG TCCCCTCCTCCAAAACCAGAGACAAGAAAAAGTCAAAATGGAGGCAAAAGAGGTCAA CAGATCACCGGCAAGATGTCCCATCTTGGCTGTTTAACCATTAATTATGACACCATAGAGCAGCCACTGCTCCTAATACAAGGAATCTGTGCGAACCTGGGGCTAGAAATGGGAACGAATCTCCACCTAGCCATCAACTGTGCTGCACATGAACTGATGGACTAT AGTAAAGGAAAGTATGAAGTGATGATGGGAACCTACAAAAATGCAGCTGAGATGGTTGACCTGTATGTGGAGCTGATCAACAAGTTCCCTTCAATTATTGCCTTAATTGATCCTTTCAGGAAGGAG GACTCTGAACAGTGGGACAGCACCTACAATGCTCTTGGCTCCAAGTGTTACATAATTGCAGGCACCGCATCCAAAAGCATCTCTAAACTTCTAGAGGATGGGAACGTCGGCATCCTCAGATGCAGCGGGCTGATCGTAAAACACACAAATCAAACTACGATGTCCGACTTGGTGGAAATGACCAACCTTATTGACA GTAAGAAGCACATCGCTGTCTTTGGAAGTGCAGAAGGAGAGTCGTCTGATGACAGCCTTGTCGATTTG GCCGTTGGACTTGGTGTCCGGTTTATCAAGTTGGGAGGTCTTTCTCGTGGCGAACGGGTGACTAAGTACAATCGCCTCTTTACTATAGAAGAAGAACTTGTCCAGAATGGAACACTGG